One window from the genome of Pelodictyon luteolum DSM 273 encodes:
- a CDS encoding plasmid pRiA4b ORF-3 family protein, giving the protein MQRERESSLFGLQSSRSRLFWISIQIVVSFRAFSSRSINPAGPVLIAGTNLLLQMAIIPFPGFSPEAAACWDSVPPEFQEQILAHVFCTNCRKGVPIVGYSGSMLAGDLLLKGRCGVCGHEVARLLEGPFSDPEIPFGTTFREPTDRYYLMRITLQDVQPEIWRRFMVPGSITLDRLHDVLQVVMGWDDYHVHQFTIGRTCFMEHLDPDDPGRPLDEAGYRLQDLVRRKGRRFSYIYDFGDYWEHELTLEHSRFEPRGIHYPVWCLEGEGAPPPEDVGGPDGFSEFCRVMADPRHPDHEQFRVWYGERQQPGGGFDRAKVDILQINDRLVDYQRWTRDRQLPRGEWEI; this is encoded by the coding sequence GTGCAGAGAGAGAGAGAGAGCAGTCTCTTCGGCCTCCAGAGCAGCAGGTCCCGGTTGTTCTGGATTTCCATACAGATCGTCGTATCTTTCAGGGCGTTTTCAAGCCGAAGCATCAACCCCGCCGGCCCCGTGCTCATTGCCGGCACCAACCTGCTATTACAGATGGCCATCATCCCGTTTCCCGGATTTTCTCCGGAGGCCGCGGCATGCTGGGACTCCGTTCCCCCGGAATTTCAGGAGCAGATTCTTGCCCATGTCTTCTGCACGAACTGCCGGAAAGGCGTTCCCATTGTCGGGTATTCCGGCTCAATGCTCGCCGGAGACCTCCTCCTGAAGGGGCGCTGCGGGGTGTGTGGCCATGAGGTCGCACGCCTGCTTGAGGGTCCCTTCAGTGATCCGGAAATTCCCTTTGGCACCACGTTCAGAGAGCCCACTGATCGTTATTACCTTATGCGCATCACCCTGCAGGACGTCCAGCCGGAGATATGGCGTCGTTTCATGGTGCCCGGGAGCATCACGCTCGACCGGCTGCACGATGTGCTGCAGGTCGTCATGGGATGGGATGACTATCATGTGCATCAGTTCACAATCGGCAGGACGTGCTTTATGGAGCACCTCGACCCGGATGATCCGGGCCGCCCTCTTGACGAAGCGGGCTATCGGCTGCAGGACCTCGTGCGCCGCAAAGGACGCCGGTTCAGCTACATCTATGATTTCGGGGACTATTGGGAACATGAGCTCACCCTTGAGCACAGCCGTTTCGAGCCCCGGGGCATCCATTACCCCGTCTGGTGCCTGGAGGGCGAGGGTGCGCCCCCGCCCGAGGATGTCGGAGGACCTGACGGCTTCAGCGAATTCTGCCGGGTGATGGCCGATCCCCGACACCCGGACCATGAGCAGTTCAGGGTGTGGTACGGCGAGCGCCAGCAGCCGGGTGGGGGTTTTGACAGGGCGAAGGTAGATATCCTTCAAATCAACGACCGGCTGGTGGATTACCAGCGGTGGACCCGTGACAGGCAGCTGCCCCGGGGGGAGTGGGAGATATGA
- a CDS encoding helix-turn-helix domain-containing protein: MIGERIRQARQIAGLTLLQLGAEVGVSDTAIQKYERGVITPSSSQLLALAEACNVRTEYFFRTSSVTLRHEEFPKRSTFGKTARETIRLKVIERAERWVRLLDAFPKPPIPTFTVPEGVRPYIDDPLQIVAAAEAVREEWKLGIDPIADLCGSLEALGFIVIMLNENDPLVFRVHRRSAHRFRADISPHRYFPTVAGRPPALYPCARARSQAALRAPSRRN, encoded by the coding sequence ATGATCGGAGAACGCATCAGGCAGGCAAGGCAGATAGCCGGACTGACCTTGCTGCAGCTGGGTGCAGAGGTGGGCGTTTCAGATACCGCCATCCAGAAATACGAGCGAGGGGTCATAACCCCATCCTCATCGCAGCTGCTCGCACTGGCCGAGGCGTGCAATGTCCGTACCGAATACTTTTTCCGCACATCGTCCGTGACCCTCCGTCACGAAGAGTTCCCAAAACGCTCCACCTTCGGTAAAACAGCCAGGGAAACCATCCGGCTCAAAGTCATCGAACGCGCCGAACGATGGGTCCGGCTACTCGACGCCTTTCCTAAACCGCCCATCCCCACATTCACAGTACCTGAAGGGGTGAGGCCATACATCGACGACCCGCTACAAATCGTAGCGGCCGCCGAAGCCGTCCGAGAAGAGTGGAAGCTCGGCATTGATCCGATTGCGGACCTGTGCGGCAGCCTTGAGGCCCTCGGATTCATCGTCATAATGCTCAATGAGAACGACCCCCTGGTTTTCCGGGTTCACCGCCGAAGCGCACACCGCTTCCGGGCGGACATATCCCCTCATCGCTATTTCCCGACGGTGGCCGGGCGACCGCCAGCGCTTTACCCTTGCGCACGAGCTCGGTCACAGGCTGCTCTCAGGGCGCCTTCGCGGCGGAATTGA
- a CDS encoding ImmA/IrrE family metallo-endopeptidase — protein sequence MSRRWPGDRQRFTLAHELGHRLLSGRLRGGIDEENACDRFAGAFLAPRSSVQFLLGKEHLKIEWQELLKLKHEFGLSMLGWLMRARQCEIITDAVYTKQIKQFSARGWRKKEPGPPLAEESSQFFELFVWRAPGEGCITPSKAAELLGIPLIILQKKRLIEQHDDAPQ from the coding sequence ATTTCCCGACGGTGGCCGGGCGACCGCCAGCGCTTTACCCTTGCGCACGAGCTCGGTCACAGGCTGCTCTCAGGGCGCCTTCGCGGCGGAATTGATGAAGAGAATGCATGCGACCGCTTCGCAGGTGCGTTTCTTGCCCCCCGTTCCTCGGTACAGTTCCTTCTTGGCAAAGAGCACTTGAAAATAGAATGGCAGGAGTTACTGAAACTCAAGCATGAATTCGGCCTGTCGATGCTGGGCTGGCTGATGCGGGCCCGTCAGTGCGAAATCATTACTGATGCGGTCTATACGAAGCAGATCAAACAGTTTTCGGCCAGGGGCTGGCGAAAGAAGGAGCCGGGCCCGCCCTTGGCCGAAGAATCCTCGCAGTTCTTCGAACTGTTTGTGTGGCGTGCGCCGGGCGAAGGATGCATAACCCCGTCCAAGGCTGCCGAACTGCTCGGCATCCCGCTCATCATCCTCCAGAAAAAAAGGCTGATCGAACAGCACGATGATGCTCCTCAATAG
- a CDS encoding AAA family ATPase has translation MLRSFTLENFQSFRDSVRISLELNGHPPEDGRSVGLADGTRLSKAVTIIGPNASGKTALLKSLVFVDWFVRHSFQAKPDEPIPLFAHFSRESEPSTFEVSFQLDGREWRYRLRASRERVYHESLYSRQTRSFSYVFVRDWSPGKKGYVVKQRQFGLLGKEAGKVRENASLISTAAQYEVPLALRLLSANVWSNVHAFGRLGADHNQLLLASDFYAGNANFKTRMAALLHEWDFGLIDVQIEKQAVRDEGGTVKEINVPFGVHRVGGREHRLMFLHESSGTQGAFVLLSRILPALQYGGLAVIDELEADLHPHMLAPLLDLFFSPATNPHHAQILFTSHSIEVLSLLHKAQVVLVEKDDEGVSDAWRLDSLKGVRADDNLYAKYMAGAYGAIPQL, from the coding sequence ATGCTGCGCTCTTTTACTCTTGAGAACTTCCAGTCGTTTAGAGATTCTGTCCGGATCTCGCTGGAGCTGAACGGCCATCCCCCCGAGGACGGCAGGTCCGTTGGTCTTGCAGACGGTACCCGTCTGTCAAAGGCTGTCACCATCATCGGACCAAATGCGAGCGGGAAGACCGCTCTGCTCAAGTCCCTGGTTTTTGTGGACTGGTTCGTCAGGCACTCCTTCCAGGCAAAGCCGGACGAACCGATTCCCCTTTTTGCGCATTTTTCCAGAGAGTCCGAGCCCAGCACGTTCGAGGTTTCGTTCCAGCTGGACGGACGGGAGTGGCGTTACCGGTTGCGAGCTTCAAGGGAGCGGGTGTATCACGAGTCACTCTACTCCCGTCAGACCCGTTCCTTCTCCTATGTCTTTGTCCGCGACTGGAGTCCCGGGAAGAAGGGGTATGTAGTCAAGCAACGTCAGTTCGGCCTCCTCGGAAAGGAGGCCGGGAAAGTGCGCGAGAATGCATCGCTGATTTCGACAGCCGCCCAGTACGAAGTGCCTCTTGCACTGCGGCTGCTGTCAGCAAACGTCTGGAGTAATGTCCATGCATTTGGTCGGCTGGGGGCGGATCATAATCAGCTACTTCTGGCATCGGATTTCTATGCCGGCAATGCCAACTTCAAAACTCGGATGGCAGCCCTTCTGCACGAGTGGGATTTCGGCCTCATCGATGTGCAGATTGAGAAACAGGCGGTGAGGGATGAGGGTGGCACAGTCAAGGAGATCAATGTTCCGTTCGGCGTGCACCGGGTCGGAGGGAGGGAGCATCGCCTGATGTTCCTGCATGAGTCCAGCGGTACCCAAGGGGCGTTCGTTCTTCTCTCCCGCATTCTCCCTGCCCTGCAGTATGGGGGGCTGGCTGTCATCGACGAGCTTGAGGCTGATCTCCACCCCCATATGCTTGCCCCTCTCCTTGACCTTTTTTTCTCGCCGGCAACGAACCCGCACCATGCACAGATCCTGTTCACAAGCCACTCGATTGAGGTGTTGAGCCTGCTTCACAAAGCTCAGGTCGTGCTGGTGGAAAAGGATGATGAGGGCGTGAGCGATGCTTGGCGCTTGGACAGCCTCAAGGGCGTTCGTGCTGATGACAACCTGTACGCCAAGTACATGGCAGGCGCCTATGGCGCCATTCCACAGCTATGA
- a CDS encoding DUF6088 family protein: MARTKASVFIRDDFRDISDYDQVGRVLRTLTKQGQLIRLGYGVYVKAKKSPINGEPVPVAPLPVIAKEALQRLGIETLPSRLENAYNAGETTQVPTGRLIGVKGRISRKLGYRGAFVSYERAS; the protein is encoded by the coding sequence GTGGCGCGGACGAAAGCATCGGTTTTTATCCGTGATGACTTCCGTGACATCAGCGACTATGACCAGGTTGGAAGGGTGCTCAGGACGTTGACGAAACAGGGGCAGCTGATTCGCCTGGGGTATGGTGTTTATGTCAAGGCGAAAAAGTCGCCGATCAATGGTGAGCCGGTTCCCGTTGCTCCATTGCCTGTTATCGCCAAAGAAGCTCTGCAGCGTCTGGGAATTGAAACGCTTCCATCCCGTCTTGAAAACGCCTACAATGCCGGAGAGACAACACAGGTTCCTACCGGGCGTCTGATCGGTGTGAAGGGGCGCATTAGCCGGAAGCTTGGTTATCGGGGGGCCTTTGTCAGCTATGAACGTGCGTCCTGA
- the rfaE2 gene encoding D-glycero-beta-D-manno-heptose 1-phosphate adenylyltransferase, which produces MGDYKAKLLTRLDARDQVKEWQREGLRVVFTNGCFDILHAGHVGYLTESRRLGDRLIIGLNSDASVRRIKGPLRPVCSEEDRAAVLSALRAVDAVTLFDEDTPEELIGLLLPDILVKGADWAVENIAGAKAVLAQGGSVLNVPLLEGRSTTGIIERIVAAYAGERQLTARGGGDRGGTP; this is translated from the coding sequence ATGGGTGACTACAAGGCAAAGCTTCTCACGCGCCTCGATGCGCGTGACCAGGTCAAGGAGTGGCAGCGGGAAGGGCTGCGGGTGGTGTTCACGAACGGATGTTTTGATATCCTGCATGCCGGCCATGTCGGTTACCTCACCGAGTCGAGGAGGCTTGGAGACCGGCTCATCATAGGACTGAACAGCGATGCCTCGGTACGGAGGATTAAAGGCCCCCTGCGGCCGGTATGCAGTGAAGAGGACCGCGCTGCGGTGCTCTCAGCGCTCCGGGCGGTCGACGCCGTCACTCTTTTCGATGAAGACACCCCTGAAGAGCTGATAGGGCTGCTCCTGCCGGACATCCTTGTAAAAGGAGCCGACTGGGCGGTGGAAAACATTGCGGGCGCCAAAGCGGTGCTTGCCCAAGGGGGCAGCGTACTGAACGTGCCGCTGCTTGAGGGCCGCTCCACCACCGGCATCATCGAACGGATAGTTGCCGCATACGCCGGAGAGCGGCAGTTGACCGCCAGGGGCGGAGGGGACCGGGGTGGAACACCTTAA
- a CDS encoding translocation/assembly module TamB domain-containing protein yields the protein MEHLKQLAIRILAALSALLLLLSLLLAIVLNSGVLNHWAKEAGTALFNKELTGRLELEGVELKFPNRVTLIRPRIYEPGERIPALSASRVSARINFLPLLQKDITVLRFRRISADSLTARVTERENGKLNLAVIFTPRQPDSTKPGLQEFSCRRLRLQNAAVSYTPFAASGTARAAVAARNLDLRLSNFTLQEKLLKGSLEQLRFTLPRERFTLREGSGQFFITDKRAEVIGLKAAGGKSRATLSLSLDAIDLHHFDPEHALQTGSSFVNVEEILLDTDDIAMLAPGVQLPKGTYTLKGNMKGNAREAELLDLLATHNGSRLKLKGRFMNLQDREALAYTITIDSSKVSAPFLSALSPEGTVRQIAEQSGGVSFTGKAEGNLTAVKTDVAFTTGAGKGSLEATATTTPNSGVHYAGILELREFEPHRLVQMDGIKSRIALKGTIEGTQSREGIEDMKAEVVLGESLWHRQQVQSGLIRADYRNRNLQYSVEMKGAESTGLSLEGNMNFSTANPAYSLGGTLEGINMARLLPSSTYSTDLGGAVALKGEGFDPSSLNLALTVRFTPSSLNGLRIQDGSRLSAEVAQSDGASEITLSSDFMDLQLQGNYSVQQLAALSQYAAAGITREAAKENIWSGAAPPPLKADPVLKKPFILNYSINVKESAPLELFLPLGDLSFRGSAVGRALSAAGLCSVTSSIDVPTILSGSGGKLPTGRNSSDLSISGLNVQAQLECDGSGAESLSLTGRTREAETLGRKIGSASFSLRYAASTLDLKLDMDVPEPGGRITLDVAAVRSGRTYRLSVNRLSLADSSGIWSTAGTPQVLVERSALRFNRFNVAKGTQKLVLEGDLSSREPGSFTASLTGFRLDELQRFTLDPSLAPLSGTIDASLLISGSPASKTSTLDVEGRNVRYDRFQIGRLQASLRHRPGTLSFQMESNAAGGAGGGTLALNTITGSGTVPLELNYFPLRIAVPDRQRIEASFQSRNLSAEVLEFALPFFASAEGMVPSTLRIEGRTPSPEVYLQSELRNTKIRVAPTEVAYTLNGDIVVTPRQLELRQLQLSDSLKGTGTLSGTLQLRNLEPGAISVDARLRNLLLYNKKDKKDETSFGTIVGTSPGMRLRGDISAPVLEGELRVNQASFSLYRSGANESTKYIGAEKFIEFVPRYPKPVLPGDRPALKRPKDAEFYYSLIDILEIRDFKLSGQEPMRYSMIFDRLRGEGLETTVNNLSLTVNKHNQQYRLFGSVQVVGGKYRFSNSNFDLEDGGRISWNNDEIRNGAITDLYGSKFVSALYQPTAERDNVKLLLAITGTINEPRVAMGYYLNETAQPYAATTTLGSHSAQIDPNAELNVISMLLSRQWYIRPGSNGAGGGGIAASSVGLSAGTGLLSAQVSSAVRNLAGLESFNLNVGTGEDGALTGLDLYFAMHVPGTGGKLRFIGTGSSSDIKQSSLFGQYGTSQKLEYRITPKISAEAYRSYGQSSSELISTNLQKPTETWGVSLSYKERFHTWDQFWRRITGKKQQKEKPAREKEQEMVPR from the coding sequence GTGGAACACCTTAAACAGCTTGCAATACGGATTCTGGCGGCACTCTCCGCACTCCTCCTCCTGCTCTCGCTCCTTCTGGCGATAGTGCTCAACAGCGGCGTACTCAACCACTGGGCGAAAGAAGCCGGTACGGCCCTTTTCAACAAGGAACTGACCGGGCGGCTTGAGCTTGAGGGGGTAGAACTCAAGTTCCCGAACCGCGTGACCCTCATCCGTCCCCGGATCTATGAGCCCGGAGAACGCATTCCCGCACTCTCTGCATCGCGGGTTTCGGCGCGCATCAACTTCCTTCCCCTTCTGCAAAAGGACATCACCGTCCTCCGGTTCCGCAGAATCAGCGCCGATTCCCTCACTGCAAGAGTGACTGAGCGCGAGAACGGAAAACTCAACCTTGCCGTCATCTTCACTCCCCGCCAGCCCGATTCCACAAAGCCGGGACTGCAGGAGTTTTCCTGCCGCCGCCTCCGGCTCCAGAATGCCGCAGTATCCTACACGCCCTTTGCCGCGTCCGGCACTGCAAGGGCAGCCGTTGCCGCCCGGAACCTCGACCTCCGCCTCTCAAACTTCACCCTGCAGGAAAAGCTCCTGAAGGGATCCCTTGAGCAGCTCCGCTTCACACTTCCCCGTGAACGCTTTACCCTCCGGGAAGGGTCGGGACAGTTCTTCATTACCGATAAGCGGGCCGAGGTGATAGGCCTGAAAGCCGCCGGCGGAAAGAGCCGGGCAACCCTCTCCCTCTCACTCGACGCCATTGACCTGCACCACTTCGACCCCGAGCATGCCCTCCAGACGGGGAGTTCGTTCGTGAACGTGGAGGAGATCCTGCTGGACACCGACGACATCGCAATGCTGGCGCCCGGGGTTCAGCTCCCCAAAGGCACCTATACCCTTAAAGGCAATATGAAAGGCAACGCCCGCGAAGCCGAGCTGCTCGACCTTCTTGCCACCCACAACGGAAGCCGCCTGAAGCTGAAAGGCCGCTTCATGAACCTGCAGGACAGGGAAGCGCTGGCCTACACCATCACGATCGACAGCTCGAAGGTGAGCGCACCGTTCCTCTCAGCACTCTCACCGGAAGGAACCGTGCGCCAGATTGCGGAGCAATCGGGCGGCGTGTCGTTCACCGGCAAGGCCGAGGGAAACCTGACAGCCGTCAAGACCGATGTAGCCTTTACGACCGGAGCCGGAAAAGGATCACTCGAGGCGACGGCCACAACAACCCCGAACAGCGGGGTGCACTACGCCGGCATACTTGAACTCCGGGAGTTCGAGCCGCACCGGCTCGTCCAGATGGACGGCATAAAAAGCCGCATCGCCCTGAAGGGAACCATTGAGGGGACGCAGTCGAGGGAAGGCATTGAGGACATGAAAGCCGAGGTGGTGCTCGGCGAGTCCCTGTGGCACCGCCAGCAGGTTCAGTCGGGCCTCATCCGGGCGGACTACCGCAACAGGAACCTGCAGTACAGCGTGGAGATGAAGGGTGCAGAGTCCACCGGCCTCTCGCTCGAAGGGAACATGAACTTCAGCACCGCAAACCCGGCCTACAGCCTTGGCGGCACCCTGGAGGGCATCAATATGGCCCGCCTCCTGCCCTCCAGCACCTACAGCACCGACCTCGGCGGCGCGGTTGCGCTGAAAGGCGAGGGGTTCGACCCCTCCAGCCTCAACCTCGCCCTCACCGTCCGCTTCACGCCCTCATCCCTGAACGGCCTCCGCATCCAGGACGGCTCCCGCCTCAGCGCCGAAGTTGCCCAGTCGGACGGGGCCTCCGAGATTACCCTTTCGAGCGACTTCATGGACCTGCAGCTGCAGGGCAACTACTCGGTGCAGCAGCTCGCAGCACTCAGCCAGTACGCAGCTGCGGGCATTACACGCGAAGCAGCAAAGGAGAACATCTGGTCAGGCGCCGCGCCCCCGCCGCTCAAGGCCGACCCGGTGCTGAAAAAACCCTTCATCCTCAACTACAGCATCAATGTGAAGGAAAGCGCTCCGCTCGAGCTGTTCCTGCCTCTTGGAGACCTGTCGTTCAGGGGAAGTGCGGTGGGGCGTGCACTGTCCGCCGCAGGCCTCTGCTCGGTCACATCATCGATCGACGTACCAACCATCCTTTCCGGTTCAGGGGGAAAACTGCCGACGGGCAGGAACAGCAGCGACCTCTCCATCAGCGGACTGAATGTGCAGGCACAGCTGGAGTGCGATGGAAGCGGGGCTGAGAGCCTCTCGCTTACCGGCAGGACCCGGGAAGCCGAAACCCTCGGCCGTAAGATCGGCTCCGCTTCGTTCTCCCTCCGCTACGCCGCATCCACCTTAGACCTGAAGCTCGATATGGATGTGCCCGAACCGGGAGGGCGGATCACGCTCGATGTGGCGGCGGTACGCAGCGGCAGAACCTACCGGCTGTCAGTCAACCGCCTCTCTCTGGCCGACAGCTCCGGCATATGGTCGACCGCCGGCACCCCGCAGGTGCTGGTTGAGCGCTCCGCACTGCGCTTCAACCGGTTCAATGTCGCTAAAGGCACACAGAAGCTGGTGCTTGAGGGTGACCTCTCAAGCCGTGAACCGGGTTCGTTCACAGCCAGCCTTACGGGGTTCCGGCTCGACGAACTGCAGCGATTCACCCTCGACCCTTCGCTTGCGCCCCTCTCCGGAACAATCGATGCCTCGCTCTTGATCAGCGGAAGTCCCGCATCAAAAACCAGCACACTCGACGTAGAGGGACGCAACGTCCGTTATGACCGGTTCCAGATCGGCCGTCTCCAGGCATCCCTCCGCCACCGCCCGGGCACCCTCAGCTTCCAGATGGAGAGCAACGCCGCAGGGGGTGCCGGTGGCGGCACCCTCGCCCTGAACACCATCACAGGCTCGGGAACGGTGCCGCTCGAACTCAACTACTTCCCGCTCCGTATAGCGGTGCCGGACCGCCAGCGCATCGAGGCATCGTTCCAGTCCCGGAACCTGTCGGCAGAGGTGCTGGAGTTCGCCCTCCCCTTCTTTGCCTCCGCTGAAGGCATGGTACCCTCAACGCTGCGCATCGAAGGCCGCACCCCCTCACCCGAAGTCTACCTCCAGAGCGAACTGCGCAATACGAAAATCAGGGTGGCGCCGACTGAAGTCGCCTACACCCTCAACGGCGACATCGTCGTGACCCCGAGGCAGCTCGAGCTGCGCCAGCTCCAGCTGAGCGATTCACTCAAAGGAACCGGTACCCTCTCAGGCACCCTGCAGCTCCGAAACCTCGAACCCGGCGCGATCTCGGTAGACGCAAGGCTGCGCAACCTCCTGCTCTACAACAAGAAAGACAAGAAGGACGAAACCTCGTTCGGCACCATTGTGGGCACAAGCCCCGGCATGCGCCTCCGGGGCGACATATCCGCACCGGTACTTGAGGGCGAGCTGCGGGTCAACCAGGCATCATTCTCGCTCTACCGCTCGGGGGCAAACGAAAGCACGAAGTATATAGGGGCGGAGAAGTTCATCGAGTTCGTTCCCCGCTACCCCAAACCGGTGCTGCCCGGAGACAGGCCGGCATTAAAACGCCCGAAGGACGCGGAGTTCTACTACTCGCTCATCGACATTCTGGAGATCAGGGACTTCAAGCTCTCGGGGCAGGAACCGATGCGCTACAGCATGATCTTTGACCGGCTGCGTGGTGAAGGGCTTGAAACGACGGTCAACAACCTCTCGCTCACCGTCAACAAGCACAACCAGCAGTACCGGCTGTTCGGCTCCGTGCAGGTGGTCGGCGGCAAGTACCGGTTCTCAAACTCCAACTTCGACCTCGAGGACGGAGGGCGCATCAGCTGGAACAACGACGAGATACGAAACGGAGCCATTACGGACCTCTACGGCTCGAAGTTCGTCAGCGCCCTCTACCAGCCCACTGCCGAGCGTGACAACGTGAAGCTGCTGCTGGCCATCACCGGCACCATCAACGAGCCGCGGGTAGCGATGGGATACTACCTCAACGAAACCGCCCAGCCATACGCCGCAACCACCACCCTCGGCAGCCACTCGGCACAGATCGACCCGAACGCCGAACTGAACGTGATCTCCATGCTGCTCTCACGGCAGTGGTATATCCGGCCCGGAAGCAACGGAGCGGGGGGCGGAGGCATTGCCGCCTCCAGCGTCGGCCTTTCAGCCGGCACCGGGCTGCTTTCCGCGCAGGTATCGAGCGCCGTTCGCAACCTTGCCGGATTGGAAAGTTTCAACCTGAACGTCGGCACCGGAGAGGATGGCGCACTCACCGGCCTCGACCTCTACTTCGCCATGCATGTACCCGGCACTGGAGGCAAGCTGCGCTTCATCGGCACCGGCAGCTCCTCGGACATCAAGCAGTCGTCCCTCTTCGGCCAGTACGGCACGTCCCAGAAACTTGAATACCGCATCACCCCCAAAATATCCGCCGAAGCCTACCGCTCCTACGGCCAGAGCTCCAGCGAACTCATCAGCACCAACCTCCAGAAACCCACCGAAACCTGGGGCGTGAGCCTCTCCTACAAAGAGCGCTTCCATACCTGGGACCAGTTCTGGCGCCGCATCACCGGCAAAAAGCAACAGAAAGAAAAGCCCGCCCGGGAAAAAGAGCAGGAAATGGTGCCGCGCTGA
- a CDS encoding mobile mystery protein B yields MGLDFKYLPGQTPIGEDDQDGLLIPTISTRGELDEFEQQNIEQAVHWSLSRRFRQGDILTERFVRELHKRMFGDVWLWAGEFRKSNTNIGVDKWQIGVELRNLLGDVGCWIANEVFCPDDIAVRFKHRLVSIHCFPDGNGRHSRLMADIIVEQVFKRPQFTWGTGDLSLDGNIRKTYLDAVKAADQGDFNPLSVFARS; encoded by the coding sequence ATGGGACTAGATTTTAAATATCTTCCTGGCCAGACGCCGATCGGTGAGGATGATCAAGATGGATTGCTTATTCCTACCATTTCCACAAGGGGGGAGCTTGACGAGTTCGAGCAGCAAAATATCGAACAGGCAGTGCACTGGTCTTTATCGCGCAGATTTCGTCAGGGGGATATCCTTACGGAGCGGTTCGTCAGGGAGCTCCATAAGCGAATGTTTGGAGACGTTTGGTTGTGGGCTGGAGAATTCAGGAAAAGCAATACAAATATCGGGGTTGATAAATGGCAGATTGGTGTCGAGTTAAGAAACTTGCTGGGCGATGTCGGCTGCTGGATCGCCAATGAAGTATTTTGCCCTGATGACATTGCGGTCCGCTTCAAGCACCGGCTTGTCAGCATTCACTGTTTTCCTGACGGTAACGGTCGACATAGTCGATTAATGGCCGACATCATCGTCGAACAGGTGTTCAAACGACCTCAGTTCACTTGGGGCACCGGGGATCTCTCTCTTGATGGGAATATAAGGAAGACATATCTCGATGCGGTAAAAGCGGCCGATCAAGGTGATTTCAATCCATTATCTGTATTTGCAAGATCCTGA
- a CDS encoding mobile mystery protein A codes for MKSRLLQQKHLDDKMQAFYPAAALTAPPTGWIKAIRTALGMSMQQLGNKLGVTKQNIQNIEQREKEGSITIKSLREIASALDMKLVYGLVPNDGSINALVDRKARELASNIVLRAAQSMRLEAQENSAERIEAAIRERAEEIKREMPKMLWD; via the coding sequence ATGAAGAGCAGATTATTACAACAGAAGCATCTGGACGATAAAATGCAGGCATTTTATCCTGCTGCCGCACTCACGGCTCCACCTACAGGCTGGATAAAAGCCATCAGGACAGCCCTCGGCATGTCGATGCAGCAGCTCGGCAACAAGTTGGGGGTCACAAAGCAAAACATCCAGAATATTGAGCAGCGGGAAAAAGAAGGATCCATAACCATCAAATCTCTAAGGGAAATCGCATCAGCCTTGGATATGAAGCTGGTGTATGGGCTCGTCCCGAACGATGGCAGCATCAATGCGCTGGTTGACAGAAAAGCCCGGGAGCTTGCTTCCAACATTGTGCTAAGAGCCGCACAGAGCATGAGGCTTGAAGCTCAGGAAAATTCCGCAGAGCGTATTGAGGCCGCTATCAGGGAGCGGGCAGAAGAGATTAAGCGGGAAATGCCTAAAATGTTATGGGACTAG